Below is a window of 'Nostoc azollae' 0708 DNA.
GCCATTTTGTCGCCGACTTGGATTTTGCGTTTTTGGGCAACATACACCCGCACCACCATATTTGCTCCTGGTGGTAGTTCGTCCCCTTGTTCTCTGGTGAACAACCGCACATACACGACCCGGCCTTTTTCTCCATTGGGAACTCGCAGGGAGTTGTCTCGCACATCTCGCGCTTTTTCACCAAAGATAGCCCGCAGCAGTTTTTCTTCTGGTGGTTGGTCAGATTCACCCTTTGGTGTGACTTTTCCTACCAGAATGTCTCCAGCTTCTACCCAGGCACCAATGCGGATGATTCCCCGTTCATCTAGTTGTCTGAGGGCATCTTCCCCCACGTTGGGAATTTCTCTGGTGATTTCTTCTGGTCCCAGCTTTGTCTGTCTAGCCTCAATTTCATATTTTTCGATGTGAATTGAGGTATAAATGTCATCTTGCACCAGGCGCTCAGAAATCAAAATCGCGTCTTCGTAGTTATAGCCTTCCCAGGGCATATAAGCCACGACAATGTTTTGTCCTAGTGCCAGTTCTCCTCCTTCGGTGGAAGACCCATCTGCCAACACTTGTCCGGCTACGACTTTTTCGCCAATGCGAACCAGGGGTTTTTGGTTCAGGCAGGTGTCTTGGTTGGAACGTTGGTATTTGGACAATACATATCTAATTTCTTTGTCTGTTACCTGTTGTCCTTGTTCGTTTGTCTGTTGTTTTCCGCCTATCAAGTTACCCGTGACTCCTGACAAATCACCCCGGACTCTCACCCGAATTTGTGCTGCATCTACATACACAACGTCGCCATCGGTACGGGAAACAATCACCATTCCGGAGTCTCTCGCGCCTTGAGCTTCTAGGCCTGTTCCCACTAGGGGACGTTCTGGCTTGAGTAGGGGTACAGCTTGCCGTTGCATATTGGAACCCATCAGCGCCCGGTTAGCATCATCATGTTCCAGAAAGGGAATCATGCTGGTGGCAACAGACACAATTTGCACTGGTGATACTGCTACATAATCCACTTGTTCTGGTGTTGTTGTCGCCCAGTCTTGACGATAACGTACTGGTACTTGTGGCCCTTTGATGTAGCCGTTTTCATCTACGGGAATATCACCTGTTGCTGTCCGCAGGTCGTCTTCTTCGTCAGCAGTCATGTAAATTGGCTGCACATCAAACCGCACTTTGCCATTTTCTACTGGTCTAAAGGGGGTTTCTAAAAATCCATATTGGTTAACACGGGCATGGGTGGCTAATGAACCTATTAATCCTGCGTTTGGCCCTTCTGGTGTTTCTATGGGGCATATCCGTCCGTAGTGACTGGGGTGGATATCTCGCACTGCAAAACCTGCCCGTTCTCTTGTTAGACCACCAGGACCCAAGGCGCTGAGACGGCGTTTGTGGGTTAGTTCTGCCAATGGATTGGTTTGATCCATAAACTGACTTAGTTGGCTAGAACCAAAGAATTCTTTAATTGCTGCTACTAAGGGTTTAGGGTTAACCAAAGATGCTGGTGTCAAAACTTCGGCATCAGATACTGTCATCCGTTCTCGAATTATCCGTTCTAAACGGTTTAGCCCTACTCTGACTTGGTTTTGCAGCAGTTCTCCAACGCTTCTAACCCGGCGATTTCCGAGGTGATCAATATCATCTATACTACCAATGTCATATTCTAGGTTGATTAGGTAATCTACTGCGGCTAAGATGTCCCCAGGGGTTAGGATGCGCATGGTATCGGGGACAGAAAGGCGGAGTTTTTTGTTGAGTTTGTAGCGACCGACACGACCGAGGTCATA
It encodes the following:
- the rpoB gene encoding DNA-directed RNA polymerase subunit beta, which gives rise to MTNETYMESAFLLPDLIEIQRSSFRWFLEEGLIEELNSFSPITDYTGKLELHFLGDKYKLKEPKYSVEESKRRDSTYAVQMYVPTRLLNKETGDIKELEVFIGDLPLMTDRGTFIINGAERVIVNQIVRSPGVYYKSELDKNGRRTYSASLIPNRGAWLKFETDRNDLVWVRIDKTRKLSAQVLLKALGLSDNEIFDALRHPEYFQKTIEKEGQFSEEEALMELYRKLRPGEPPTVLGGQQLLDSRFFDPKRYDLGRVGRYKLNKKLRLSVPDTMRILTPGDILAAVDYLINLEYDIGSIDDIDHLGNRRVRSVGELLQNQVRVGLNRLERIIRERMTVSDAEVLTPASLVNPKPLVAAIKEFFGSSQLSQFMDQTNPLAELTHKRRLSALGPGGLTRERAGFAVRDIHPSHYGRICPIETPEGPNAGLIGSLATHARVNQYGFLETPFRPVENGKVRFDVQPIYMTADEEDDLRTATGDIPVDENGYIKGPQVPVRYRQDWATTTPEQVDYVAVSPVQIVSVATSMIPFLEHDDANRALMGSNMQRQAVPLLKPERPLVGTGLEAQGARDSGMVIVSRTDGDVVYVDAAQIRVRVRGDLSGVTGNLIGGKQQTNEQGQQVTDKEIRYVLSKYQRSNQDTCLNQKPLVRIGEKVVAGQVLADGSSTEGGELALGQNIVVAYMPWEGYNYEDAILISERLVQDDIYTSIHIEKYEIEARQTKLGPEEITREIPNVGEDALRQLDERGIIRIGAWVEAGDILVGKVTPKGESDQPPEEKLLRAIFGEKARDVRDNSLRVPNGEKGRVVYVRLFTREQGDELPPGANMVVRVYVAQKRKIQVGDKMAGRHGNKGIISRILPAEDMPYLPDGSPVDIVLNPLGVPSRMNVGQVFECLLGWAGHNLGVRFKITPFDEMYGEESSRRIVHGKLQEARDETGKNWVYNPHDPGKIMVYDGRTGEPFDRPVTVGVAYMLKLVHLVDDKIHARSTGPYSLVTQQPLGGKAQQGGQRFGEMEVWALEAFGAAYTLQELLTVKSDDMQGRNEALNAIVKGKAIPRPGTPESFKVLMRELQSLGLDIAVHKVETQADGSSLDVEVDLMADQASRRTPPRPTYESLSRESLEEDE